The Lentimicrobium sp. L6 genomic interval GCGTATATGTACATTCCTATAATCATCCTCTTGTAAATGTTAGTTCGGTTTCGGTACTCAGCTCTGCATTAAAGAAATAGCCTTCTTTGTCGAAGTGTTTTAATTCTTCAGGGTTTTGTATTTTGTTCTCGATGATATAGCGGCTCATTAATCCTCTGGCTTTTTTAGCAAATATTGCAATCACTTTATAAGAATCACCTTTGGCTTCTTTAAAAATCGGAGTAATGATAGGGCTTTTAATTTTCGAGGTATTAACTGATTTGAAATACTCATTCGAAGCTAAATTCACCAAAACACTTGTTCCACTCTCTTCTATTGCTTTTTGTATATTCTTGGTGATTTTATCTCCCCAAAACTCATATAGATTTCTAAACTTTTCAGTATGAAGTTTGGTTCCCATTTCAAGTCGATAGGGTAGAATCATATCATAAGGCCTCAAAAGTCCATATAAGCCAGACAGCATCCTCATGTGTTCTTGGGCATAATCGGCATCTTCTTGGCTAAGAGAATAGGCATCTAGCCCATTATAGACTTCTCCTTTAAATGCATAAAGTGCCTGTCTCGATTCTCCCTTTATAAAAGGAGCTTTCCATTGCGCAAATCGATCGTAGTTTAAATAAGCAATTTTTGAGCTTACGCCCATTAGTTTAGCAATATCATCAGCTTTATATTTCTTTAAAACTTTGACCAATTGCTTGCTTTCTTTTAGGAAAGGGATATTTGATTGGCCTTGAACTGAAATAGGGCTTTCATAGTCTAATGTTTTTGCAGGAGAAATAATAAATAACATAATTAAAAATCTTTTTTAAGTCTTTTGTTGAAAACAAAAATAGCAATTATACTGCTCAATATGGAGAAGAGTAAAAGCATCAGAGTATTTTGCATAATACCCATCAATCCAACATCTCTACCCAGTACATCAT includes:
- the yaaA gene encoding peroxide stress protein YaaA, with the translated sequence MLFIISPAKTLDYESPISVQGQSNIPFLKESKQLVKVLKKYKADDIAKLMGVSSKIAYLNYDRFAQWKAPFIKGESRQALYAFKGEVYNGLDAYSLSQEDADYAQEHMRMLSGLYGLLRPYDMILPYRLEMGTKLHTEKFRNLYEFWGDKITKNIQKAIEESGTSVLVNLASNEYFKSVNTSKIKSPIITPIFKEAKGDSYKVIAIFAKKARGLMSRYIIENKIQNPEELKHFDKEGYFFNAELSTETELTFTRG